A stretch of bacterium DNA encodes these proteins:
- a CDS encoding MBOAT family protein: protein MLFQSFEYLVFLAAILSVWWRLPRRGQNALLLLAGGIFYGWIHPWFLMLLATSTLTDYACGLGLSRGGTGRRRWLALSLTVNLGMLGYFKYRDFFLENVLALGLGFSEPTLRFILPVGISFYTFQTLAYTIDVYRGRLEPHRDLLDYAVYVSFFPQLVAGPIERAQRLLPQVANERRFDAVAVREGILLMVWGFFKKLVIADNVSITVDRIFSLNDPSWPLLWVGVLGFGVQIFADFSAYTDIARGTARLMGFELAENFRHPYLARGPSEFWRRWHITLSTWFRDYVYIPLGGNRRRHGINLLIVFLVSGLWHGASWNFVIWGAYWGVLLLLAQRLPSPPRWAAPLQILGTFALTHVGWLIFRESDGDWLWRLLTLDPMAAPEADWRFAGFLLVHVLVCATPLVIQTTLDVVSRARLGERWEERTLPWRALGASLLFLGILTLRSSRGPDFIYFQF from the coding sequence ATGCTCTTCCAGTCCTTCGAATACCTGGTCTTTCTCGCCGCCATTCTCTCGGTCTGGTGGCGCCTGCCCCGACGCGGTCAGAACGCACTCCTGCTCCTGGCCGGCGGAATCTTCTACGGCTGGATCCACCCCTGGTTCCTGATGCTGCTCGCGACGAGCACGCTCACCGACTACGCCTGCGGACTCGGCCTCTCGCGCGGGGGGACGGGACGTCGACGCTGGCTCGCGCTCTCGCTGACCGTCAACCTGGGCATGCTCGGCTACTTCAAGTACCGGGACTTCTTCCTCGAGAACGTCCTGGCCCTCGGCCTCGGCTTCTCCGAGCCGACGCTGCGGTTCATCCTGCCGGTCGGCATCAGCTTCTACACGTTCCAGACCCTGGCCTACACGATCGACGTCTATCGGGGACGCCTCGAACCCCACCGCGACCTGCTCGACTACGCGGTCTACGTCTCGTTCTTTCCCCAGCTCGTCGCCGGTCCGATCGAACGCGCCCAGCGACTGCTGCCCCAGGTCGCGAACGAGCGGCGCTTCGATGCGGTCGCCGTCCGCGAGGGCATCCTGCTGATGGTCTGGGGCTTCTTCAAGAAGCTCGTGATCGCGGACAACGTCTCGATCACGGTGGACCGCATCTTCAGCCTGAACGATCCGAGCTGGCCGCTGCTCTGGGTCGGCGTCCTCGGCTTCGGCGTCCAGATCTTCGCCGACTTCTCGGCCTACACGGACATCGCGCGGGGAACCGCCCGCCTGATGGGCTTCGAGCTCGCCGAGAACTTCCGCCATCCCTACCTGGCGCGCGGACCGAGCGAGTTCTGGCGACGCTGGCACATCACGCTCTCGACCTGGTTTCGCGACTACGTCTACATCCCGCTCGGCGGGAACCGTCGTCGCCACGGGATCAACCTCCTGATCGTGTTCCTCGTCAGCGGGCTGTGGCACGGGGCGAGCTGGAACTTCGTGATCTGGGGCGCCTACTGGGGCGTGCTGCTCCTGCTCGCCCAACGGCTTCCCTCACCCCCGCGCTGGGCAGCGCCGCTCCAGATCCTCGGCACGTTCGCGCTGACCCACGTCGGCTGGTTGATCTTCCGTGAGAGCGATGGCGACTGGCTCTGGCGACTCCTGACGCTCGATCCGATGGCAGCACCCGAAGCGGACTGGCGATTCGCCGGATTCCTCCTCGTGCACGTGCTCGTCTGCGCGACACCGCTCGTGATCCAGACCACGTTGGACGTGGTCTCGCGCGCACGGCTCGGCGAGCGCTGGGAGGAGCGCACGTTGCCGTGGCGCGCGCTCGGCGCGTCCCTGCTCTTCCTGGGGATTCTGACCCTGCGCAGCAGCCGCGGACCGGACTTCATCTACTTCCAGTTCTGA
- a CDS encoding cytochrome P450, which yields MDHAIDLHDHRQTQNMGPLLARWRRDSPVVRLDGGQVYVARMADCWTVLRDPFTFANGNGFKAVEMPDEERMLGEMDPPRHPVLRRILRGSFDKHAVEAARPFVRREATRLLLDWEPDSQRDLISTFTDRISNLSSFHLVGFPVEDTDRIVAWARELLHSEWTSMNRTERGEGLAGAFPEFADYLDELVDSHRGRNDDPSFLTRLARSRHHGEPLSPTVLRTLAAHIVLGGISTTTNLLGSILYRLLREPDLHATLRRRPELVPAAVEESLRLDPPVLFVMRVCRKPALIADVPIEEGDSVLVGIASANRDEAVFPDPDTYRLDRGLPRHISFSGGAHHCIGAAVARLVAQEVTLAFVECFAPGDVALAPDFTFEGVPVFLEYGPERLDAIRAGTSRSAGPEA from the coding sequence ATGGACCACGCGATCGACCTCCACGACCATCGGCAGACCCAGAACATGGGTCCCCTCCTCGCGCGCTGGCGTCGGGACTCGCCCGTGGTCCGCCTCGACGGCGGGCAGGTCTACGTGGCTCGGATGGCCGACTGCTGGACGGTGCTTCGCGATCCGTTCACCTTCGCGAACGGCAACGGCTTCAAGGCCGTCGAGATGCCCGACGAGGAGCGCATGCTCGGCGAGATGGATCCGCCGCGACATCCGGTGCTGCGTCGGATCCTTCGCGGTTCCTTCGACAAGCATGCCGTCGAGGCGGCACGCCCCTTCGTGCGACGGGAAGCGACCCGACTCCTGCTCGACTGGGAACCCGACTCGCAGCGCGATCTGATCTCGACCTTCACGGATCGCATCAGCAATCTCTCGAGCTTCCACCTCGTCGGCTTCCCGGTCGAAGACACCGATCGGATCGTCGCCTGGGCGCGCGAGCTCCTCCACAGCGAGTGGACGTCGATGAATCGGACCGAGCGCGGCGAGGGCCTGGCCGGCGCCTTCCCCGAGTTCGCCGACTATCTGGACGAACTCGTCGACTCCCATCGCGGGCGGAACGACGATCCGAGCTTCCTCACGCGCCTCGCGCGAAGTCGACACCACGGCGAGCCCCTCTCCCCGACCGTCCTCCGGACGCTCGCCGCGCACATCGTGCTCGGCGGCATCTCGACCACGACCAACCTCCTCGGGAGCATCCTCTATCGCCTGCTCCGCGAGCCCGATCTGCACGCGACCTTGCGTCGCCGACCGGAGCTCGTGCCCGCCGCGGTCGAGGAGAGCCTGCGACTCGACCCGCCCGTGCTCTTCGTCATGCGCGTCTGCCGCAAGCCCGCCCTGATCGCCGACGTTCCGATCGAGGAAGGCGACTCGGTCCTGGTCGGGATCGCGTCCGCGAACCGCGACGAGGCGGTCTTCCCCGATCCGGATACCTACCGTCTCGATCGGGGCCTGCCCCGCCACATCTCCTTCTCCGGCGGTGCCCACCACTGCATCGGCGCCGCCGTCGCACGCCTGGTCGCCCAGGAGGTCACCCTCGCGTTCGTCGAATGCTTCGCCCCCGGCGACGTGGCCCTCGCCCCGGACTTCACGTTCGAGGGCGTGCCGGTCTTCCTCGAGTACGGTCCGGAACGACTCGACGCGATCCGGGCGGGGACGTCACGGAGCGCCGGGCCCGAGGCATGA
- a CDS encoding MFS transporter: MRSAPASDPPETHDRVRTFDSLSDLGFRWFFIASLGVFGATNSLILVRGYLVFEITDSYAALGGLGLAGVVPGILATLYGGVVADRWPKFRIVQIGQSLMAAFAFGIGTLLYLDRLEFWHLLVSTFAQGGIFGMLAPAWQSIIPEIMSPNRLMNAAALNMGGMNVVRLVMPAAAGVALGVTETEFVYFAISGLFVLSVVALARAHRATEGVRREREAATRSTGDDSVGPVASLLDGWRYVARRPAVWMLLASNVVFTFLSMPFMHLLPGFVKGVLGGGPEMLGAMMSTLSLGALALTLRIASMRARNRGRTVLFGNAALGLVFVAFAFAESVWLSFPLLFCIGAGQSLRNSLSNVLSQTYVDDAFRGRVMALVAMQMNAAQLGTFAIGMASEALGARVAFAGMGVALLLMSLWFSLWFVPMRSLH, encoded by the coding sequence TTGAGATCTGCACCCGCCTCGGATCCGCCGGAGACCCACGACCGCGTCCGCACCTTCGACTCGCTCTCCGACCTCGGCTTCCGCTGGTTCTTCATCGCCTCCCTGGGCGTCTTCGGTGCGACGAACAGCTTGATCCTCGTACGCGGCTATCTCGTCTTCGAGATCACCGACTCCTATGCCGCACTCGGAGGCCTCGGCCTCGCCGGCGTCGTCCCGGGAATCCTCGCGACGCTCTACGGGGGCGTCGTCGCCGATCGCTGGCCGAAGTTCCGGATCGTCCAGATCGGGCAGAGCCTGATGGCGGCGTTCGCGTTCGGGATCGGGACGCTCCTCTACCTGGATCGCCTCGAGTTCTGGCATCTCCTCGTGTCGACGTTCGCGCAGGGCGGCATCTTCGGAATGCTGGCGCCTGCGTGGCAATCGATCATTCCCGAGATCATGAGCCCGAATCGACTGATGAACGCCGCGGCCCTGAACATGGGCGGAATGAACGTGGTGCGACTCGTGATGCCCGCCGCGGCCGGCGTCGCGCTGGGCGTGACCGAGACCGAGTTCGTCTACTTCGCGATCAGCGGCCTCTTCGTCCTCTCCGTCGTCGCCCTCGCCCGCGCCCATCGGGCGACCGAGGGGGTTCGTCGCGAGCGCGAGGCAGCGACGAGATCGACGGGAGACGACTCCGTGGGGCCGGTCGCTTCGCTCCTCGACGGCTGGCGCTACGTGGCGCGCCGCCCCGCGGTCTGGATGCTCCTCGCCAGCAACGTCGTCTTCACGTTCCTCTCGATGCCCTTCATGCATCTGCTTCCGGGATTCGTGAAGGGCGTGTTGGGGGGTGGGCCGGAGATGCTCGGCGCGATGATGAGCACGCTGAGTCTGGGCGCCCTCGCGTTGACGCTTCGAATCGCGTCGATGCGCGCCCGGAACCGCGGGCGAACGGTCCTGTTCGGAAACGCCGCGCTCGGGCTGGTCTTCGTCGCCTTCGCCTTCGCGGAGAGCGTCTGGCTGAGCTTCCCGCTCCTCTTCTGCATCGGTGCCGGCCAGTCCCTCCGAAATTCGCTCTCGAACGTCCTTTCCCAGACCTATGTGGACGATGCCTTTCGCGGGCGTGTGATGGCGCTCGTCGCGATGCAGATGAACGCGGCGCAGCTCGGCACCTTCGCGATCGGCATGGCCTCGGAAGCGCTCGGCGCTCGGGTCGCATTCGCCGGCATGGGCGTCGCCCTGCTCCTCATGAGCCTCTGGTTCTCGCTCTGGTTCGTGCCGATGCGAAGTCTCCACTGA
- a CDS encoding phosphotransferase, which yields MSPTDSIPLADDLRGWVERVTAGTVVASVSHHEGASRSAWNVDVEVDGAPRPLFLLQDKREGGGSARDSVVLRALAGSGVPVPEVVATNDAHAAILLSRLPGRSDFPAPDQPKALQEEAAADLMALTAKLHGLDPNTLDIPHLTLPAAPEDCARGTIAQARGAAAALGETADPFYSFALDWLGANVPTSVDRYSLVHSDMGPGNFLYEKGRVTGIVDWEVAHFGDPMEDLAAVAIRDMATPIGDLTLRFEEYAKASGRPVDLARVHYYRALVLVRNSLMIGLGLAHPTAATDVEEMTMYQTLLVRAAALVLCDNLGIARPAPPSSAEDGLAEEREAIAALLGRDPESFQDAPAIDAVLRGVSGSGEPLPDERVADLARFYAKRMHRLAETRKALLGPLFGRLPQPLVTR from the coding sequence GTGAGTCCGACGGACTCGATCCCGCTGGCGGACGACCTGCGTGGATGGGTCGAGCGGGTGACCGCGGGCACGGTGGTGGCGAGCGTTTCGCACCACGAGGGTGCGAGCCGATCGGCGTGGAACGTCGACGTCGAAGTCGACGGAGCGCCGCGGCCGCTCTTCCTCCTCCAGGACAAGCGGGAGGGCGGCGGGAGCGCGCGGGATTCGGTCGTGCTCAGGGCCCTCGCGGGAAGCGGGGTCCCCGTTCCCGAGGTGGTCGCTACGAACGACGCGCACGCGGCGATCCTGCTCTCGCGGCTTCCCGGCCGATCGGATTTTCCCGCGCCGGACCAGCCGAAGGCGCTTCAAGAAGAAGCCGCCGCGGATCTGATGGCCCTCACGGCGAAGCTCCACGGTCTCGATCCGAACACGCTCGACATCCCGCACCTCACGCTCCCGGCCGCACCCGAAGACTGCGCGCGGGGGACGATCGCGCAGGCGCGAGGGGCCGCGGCGGCGCTCGGGGAGACCGCCGACCCCTTCTATTCGTTCGCGCTCGATTGGCTCGGGGCGAACGTGCCGACCTCTGTCGATCGCTATTCCCTCGTCCACAGCGACATGGGACCGGGCAACTTCCTCTACGAGAAGGGGCGGGTGACCGGGATCGTCGACTGGGAGGTCGCGCATTTCGGTGATCCGATGGAGGACCTGGCGGCGGTCGCGATTCGCGACATGGCGACGCCGATCGGAGACCTCACGCTTCGCTTCGAGGAGTACGCGAAGGCCTCGGGACGTCCCGTCGACCTCGCGCGGGTCCACTACTACCGCGCGCTGGTCCTCGTTCGGAACAGCTTGATGATCGGGCTCGGACTGGCGCATCCGACGGCGGCCACCGACGTGGAGGAGATGACCATGTACCAGACGCTGCTGGTCCGCGCGGCGGCGCTCGTCCTCTGCGACAACCTCGGGATCGCACGACCCGCGCCGCCGTCTTCCGCGGAGGATGGGCTCGCGGAGGAGCGCGAGGCGATCGCCGCGCTCCTGGGACGTGATCCCGAGTCGTTCCAGGACGCGCCGGCGATCGACGCGGTGCTCCGCGGGGTGTCGGGTTCGGGTGAGCCCCTTCCGGACGAGCGCGTCGCCGATCTGGCGCGCTTCTACGCGAAGCGGATGCATCGACTCGCCGAGACGCGGAAGGCGCTCCTCGGCCCTCTCTTCGGGCGTCTGCCCCAGCCGCTGGTGACGCGATGA